A genomic window from Cryobacterium sp. SO2 includes:
- a CDS encoding malate:quinone oxidoreductase — translation MNLQPKVDVALIGGGIMSATLATLLSELQPDWNIQVYERLGELAQESSNPWNNAGTGHAALCELNYMPQAPDGSVTPEKAVAINEQFQISRQLWAHLVETGVLPEPEKFINSTPHMTFVHGASNVDYLRKRRDALADQPLFAGLEYSEDPAVIGQWTPLLTKKRAAKQKIAATRIASGTDVDFGAVTRYLFDSLKKRGVDVHVNQQVTSLKQLEDGSWRLKLLSLVGRYTNTVEAKFVFVGAGGGALALLQKSGIPEIKGFGGFPISGQFLRTSNPAIVAQHQAKVYGKAAVGAPPMSVPHLDTRVVDGETSLLFGPFAGFSPKFLKRSTWFDLPFSVRPHNLVPMLAVAKNNFGLMKYLIGEVFASRKAKLDALREFMPTAQAKDWELITAGQRVQVMKKDAKAGGVLQFGTEVITSADGSIAGLLGASPGASTAAPIMVDLLQRCFPGEYSRWEPRLREMIPSLGTKLSDDPAAAAASLAATAATLHLTA, via the coding sequence GTGAATTTACAACCGAAGGTCGATGTCGCCCTGATCGGTGGGGGCATCATGAGCGCCACTCTCGCCACCCTGCTCAGCGAATTGCAGCCAGACTGGAACATCCAGGTCTACGAGCGCCTGGGCGAGCTCGCCCAGGAGAGTTCGAACCCGTGGAACAACGCCGGAACCGGCCATGCCGCGCTTTGCGAGCTCAACTACATGCCGCAGGCGCCCGACGGCTCCGTCACGCCGGAGAAGGCCGTGGCCATCAACGAGCAGTTCCAGATCAGCCGCCAGCTCTGGGCGCACCTGGTGGAGACCGGCGTGTTGCCCGAGCCGGAGAAGTTCATCAACTCCACCCCGCACATGACCTTCGTGCACGGCGCCTCCAACGTGGACTACCTGCGCAAGCGCCGTGACGCTCTCGCCGACCAGCCGCTGTTCGCCGGCCTCGAATACAGCGAGGACCCGGCCGTGATCGGTCAGTGGACGCCGCTGCTCACCAAGAAGCGCGCCGCCAAGCAGAAGATCGCCGCCACCCGCATCGCCTCCGGCACCGACGTGGACTTCGGCGCCGTCACCCGCTACCTCTTCGACTCGCTCAAGAAGCGTGGCGTGGATGTGCACGTCAACCAGCAGGTCACCTCCCTCAAGCAGCTCGAGGACGGCTCCTGGCGGCTCAAGCTGCTCAGCCTGGTGGGCCGGTACACCAACACGGTCGAGGCCAAGTTCGTCTTCGTCGGCGCCGGCGGCGGAGCCCTCGCGCTGCTGCAGAAGAGCGGCATCCCCGAGATCAAGGGCTTCGGCGGTTTCCCGATCAGCGGCCAGTTCCTGCGCACCTCCAACCCGGCGATCGTGGCCCAGCACCAGGCCAAGGTCTACGGCAAGGCCGCCGTGGGGGCCCCGCCGATGTCGGTGCCGCACCTCGACACCCGGGTAGTGGATGGCGAGACTTCACTTTTGTTCGGCCCGTTCGCCGGCTTCAGCCCCAAGTTCCTCAAGCGCAGCACCTGGTTCGACCTGCCGTTCTCGGTGCGCCCGCACAACCTGGTGCCGATGCTCGCCGTGGCGAAGAACAACTTCGGCCTGATGAAGTACCTGATCGGCGAGGTCTTCGCCTCGCGAAAGGCCAAGCTCGACGCGCTGCGCGAGTTCATGCCCACCGCCCAGGCCAAGGACTGGGAGCTGATCACCGCCGGGCAGCGCGTGCAGGTGATGAAGAAGGACGCCAAGGCCGGCGGCGTGCTGCAGTTCGGCACCGAGGTCATCACCTCCGCCGACGGCAGCATCGCGGGCTTGCTCGGGGCGTCACCCGGAGCATCCACCGCGGCGCCGATCATGGTCGACCTGTTGCAGCGCTGTTTCCCGGGGGAGTACTCCCGTTGGGAGCCGCGCCTGCGCGAGATGATCCCCAGCCTGGGCACCAAGCTCAGCGACGACCCCGCCGCTGCGGCCGCCTCCCTGGCCGCCACCGCAGCGACTCTGCACCTCACGGCCTAG
- a CDS encoding ATP-binding protein, whose protein sequence is MSLGLPGHLVQATLSRALARASHWFGLVCLAGALASVLALSMFPVTDRLQLTVAAILGMGALLALLARWRTVPLTIAYLVLGAACTYLFTGAVLGMPGVFSSSDMFLISLPKMALIMVGGAGSGALVGVLWSTLGFLLAEIAATLAVAQTAVPDRPDVFTIVTYLVLVGVMLLDGLTRRTGRAAQPAIHKAVQDDESRTLRHDFDVRAIALMHDTTLNQLVSVARAKPGPLSRGLEAGIRETLHTLADRDWLTHVDERTGAAPAGSDGWLGSAVFRAIDRSRDRGLVIDITGDKDALARLAPESDRELGLAVQQCLVNVLQHSGIASAEVVIDADDENVSVMVLDAGTGFMESETGSDRLGLRQSVRKRIERLGGSVQIWSRPGAGTSVLLTLPAPAPAPAVSAELPISGPVAPVQQGNSSAAGQLADALSTADAPTLRTPAGPDTPTTPGTSAPDAEPATPTGPVTP, encoded by the coding sequence ATGTCACTTGGGTTACCCGGCCACCTGGTGCAGGCCACGCTCAGCCGCGCCCTGGCCCGCGCCAGCCACTGGTTCGGCCTTGTCTGCCTGGCCGGCGCGCTGGCGTCGGTGCTGGCGCTGAGCATGTTCCCCGTCACCGACCGGCTGCAGCTCACCGTCGCGGCGATCCTCGGCATGGGCGCCCTGCTCGCGCTCCTCGCCCGCTGGCGCACGGTGCCGCTCACCATCGCCTACCTCGTGCTCGGCGCCGCCTGCACCTACCTGTTCACCGGCGCGGTGCTGGGCATGCCCGGCGTGTTCTCGTCCTCGGACATGTTCCTCATCTCGCTGCCCAAGATGGCCCTGATCATGGTCGGCGGCGCCGGTTCCGGCGCGCTCGTGGGCGTGCTGTGGAGCACCCTCGGGTTCCTCCTCGCCGAGATCGCCGCCACCCTGGCCGTGGCGCAGACCGCCGTGCCCGACCGGCCCGACGTGTTCACCATCGTCACCTACCTCGTGCTCGTGGGCGTGATGCTGCTCGACGGCCTCACCCGCCGCACCGGCCGCGCCGCCCAGCCGGCCATCCACAAGGCGGTGCAAGACGACGAGTCCCGCACCCTGCGCCACGACTTCGACGTGCGGGCGATCGCGCTGATGCACGACACCACCCTCAACCAGCTTGTTTCCGTGGCCCGCGCCAAGCCCGGCCCGCTCAGCCGCGGCCTCGAGGCCGGCATCCGCGAAACCCTGCACACCCTCGCCGACCGCGACTGGCTCACCCACGTCGACGAACGCACCGGCGCCGCGCCCGCCGGCAGCGACGGTTGGTTGGGCAGCGCCGTGTTCCGCGCCATCGACCGCAGCCGAGACCGCGGCTTGGTCATCGACATCACCGGCGACAAGGATGCGCTCGCCCGCCTTGCCCCCGAAAGCGACCGGGAACTCGGCCTCGCCGTTCAACAGTGCCTGGTGAACGTCCTCCAGCACTCCGGCATCGCTTCCGCCGAGGTGGTCATCGACGCCGACGACGAGAACGTGTCGGTGATGGTGCTCGACGCCGGCACCGGCTTCATGGAATCCGAGACCGGCAGCGACCGGCTCGGCCTGCGCCAGTCGGTGCGCAAGCGCATCGAGCGCCTCGGCGGCTCCGTGCAGATCTGGTCGCGCCCCGGCGCCGGCACCTCGGTGCTGCTCACCCTGCCCGCCCCGGCGCCCGCCCCCGCGGTCTCCGCCGAGTTGCCCATTTCCGGACCAGTTGCCCCGGTACAGCAGGGCAACTCGTCCGCGGCGGGGCAACTCGCGGATGCCCTCTCCACCGCCGATGCCCCCACGCTCCGGACCCCAGCGGGCCCCGACACACCTACGACCCCCGGGACCTCGGCCCCGGACGCAGAGCCCGCGACCCCCACTGGCCCGGTGACCCCGTGA
- a CDS encoding Rv2578c family radical SAM protein yields MRWSEQELTTEQAGALPGLARLNNLVRSVRTPEFDGITFHEVLAKSALNRVPGQSAMPFGWTINPYRGCSHACTYCFARPTHNYLDLDAGKDFDNEIIVKVNVAEILRKELGKPTWGKHPVALGTNTDPYQRAEGRYRLMPGIIAALADSGTPFSILTKGTLLRRDLDLLVEASQQVPVDLAMSIAIYDDELQQAVEPGTPSTKARLATVTAIRNKGLDCSVFLMPILPFLTDTRAHLDEAMRQAKAAGATGVLYSALYLKPGVKEWYFQWLEHDHPELLPRYREMFKRGSYAPKEYRQWLAGRIQPLMRAHGLSHRREDPATGGILSTALTDPPGTATPTGTDAPPAGSLIAAELPPELTPTLF; encoded by the coding sequence ATGCGCTGGAGTGAACAGGAACTGACAACCGAGCAGGCCGGGGCACTCCCCGGACTGGCCCGGCTGAACAACCTCGTGCGCAGCGTGCGCACCCCCGAGTTCGACGGCATCACCTTCCACGAGGTGCTCGCCAAGTCCGCGCTCAACCGGGTGCCCGGCCAAAGCGCCATGCCCTTCGGCTGGACCATCAACCCCTACCGCGGCTGCTCCCATGCCTGCACCTATTGCTTTGCCCGCCCCACCCACAACTACCTCGACCTCGACGCCGGCAAGGACTTCGACAACGAGATCATCGTCAAGGTCAACGTGGCCGAGATCCTCCGCAAGGAGCTCGGCAAACCCACCTGGGGCAAGCATCCGGTGGCGCTGGGCACCAACACCGACCCGTACCAGCGGGCCGAGGGTCGCTACCGGCTGATGCCCGGCATCATCGCCGCGCTAGCCGACTCCGGCACCCCGTTCTCGATCCTCACCAAGGGCACGCTGCTGCGCCGCGACCTCGATCTGCTCGTGGAGGCCAGCCAACAGGTCCCCGTCGACCTCGCGATGTCGATCGCCATTTACGACGACGAGCTGCAGCAGGCGGTCGAGCCCGGCACCCCGAGCACCAAGGCCCGCCTGGCCACGGTCACCGCCATCCGAAACAAGGGCCTGGACTGCTCGGTGTTCCTGATGCCGATCCTGCCCTTCCTCACCGACACCCGCGCCCACCTCGACGAGGCCATGCGCCAGGCCAAAGCCGCCGGCGCCACCGGGGTGCTCTACAGCGCGCTGTACCTCAAGCCCGGGGTCAAGGAGTGGTACTTCCAGTGGCTCGAACACGACCACCCCGAGCTGCTGCCCCGCTACCGGGAGATGTTCAAACGCGGCAGTTACGCCCCCAAGGAGTACCGCCAGTGGCTGGCCGGCCGCATCCAGCCGCTCATGCGCGCGCACGGCCTCAGCCACCGCCGCGAAGACCCCGCCACCGGCGGCATCCTCTCCACGGCGCTCACCGATCCACCCGGCACCGCCACCCCTACCGGCACTGATGCGCCGCCCGCCGGTTCCCTCATCGCGGCCGAGCTGCCTCCCGAACTCACCCCCACCCTGTTTTGA
- a CDS encoding glycoside hydrolase family 6 protein, producing the protein MDSTGRRLGLSLGMIALAAPIVVLGLFVGSYAMVAVAPASTTDNPLAGVSFYNNPASTANVAAAAAAKDAPGAEDTATLAKLAEQPSAIWLLPEKFPADTVEADVAAIADAAKDAGQMPVFVIYGIPDRDCKQYSAGGLPAGEYEAWVSSIASALSSRPSVVILEPDALALAQECGNVAERVTQIQGDIATFSNTIATVYLDAGHSDWLKPAVVADLLNQVGVQNVRGFATNVSNYNDSPAEQAFGEAVSALTNGAHFIVDTSRNGVGSNGDWCNPPGRALGTTAEVTTDGGLRDANLWIKEPGESDGTCNNGPKAGEWWEERALQLAASAGW; encoded by the coding sequence ATGGACTCCACTGGACGCCGTTTGGGCCTCTCCCTGGGCATGATCGCCCTAGCCGCGCCCATCGTTGTACTCGGCCTCTTCGTCGGTTCTTATGCCATGGTGGCCGTCGCGCCCGCCAGCACCACCGACAACCCCCTCGCCGGGGTCTCCTTCTACAACAACCCGGCCTCCACCGCCAACGTGGCCGCGGCCGCCGCAGCGAAGGACGCCCCCGGCGCCGAGGACACCGCCACGCTGGCCAAGCTCGCCGAGCAGCCATCCGCGATCTGGTTGCTGCCGGAGAAGTTTCCGGCCGACACCGTCGAGGCCGACGTGGCCGCGATAGCGGATGCGGCGAAAGACGCCGGCCAGATGCCCGTGTTCGTGATCTACGGCATCCCCGACCGCGACTGCAAGCAGTACTCCGCCGGCGGGCTGCCCGCCGGGGAGTACGAGGCCTGGGTCTCGTCGATCGCCTCGGCCTTGTCCAGCCGGCCCTCCGTCGTGATTCTCGAGCCGGATGCCCTGGCGCTGGCCCAGGAGTGCGGCAACGTGGCCGAGCGCGTGACGCAGATCCAGGGCGACATCGCCACCTTCTCGAACACCATCGCCACCGTGTACCTCGACGCCGGCCACTCCGACTGGCTGAAGCCCGCGGTCGTGGCCGACCTGCTCAACCAGGTGGGCGTGCAGAACGTGCGCGGCTTCGCCACCAACGTCTCCAACTACAACGACTCCCCCGCCGAGCAGGCGTTCGGCGAGGCCGTCTCCGCTCTCACCAACGGTGCGCACTTCATCGTCGACACCTCCCGCAACGGGGTGGGCAGCAACGGCGACTGGTGCAACCCGCCCGGCCGCGCGCTGGGCACGACCGCCGAGGTCACCACCGACGGCGGCCTGCGCGACGCCAACCTATGGATCAAGGAGCCGGGCGAGAGCGACGGCACCTGCAACAACGGCCCCAAGGCCGGCGAGTGGTGGGAAGAGCGCGCACTACAGCTTGCCGCCTCAGCCGGCTGGTAA
- a CDS encoding response regulator transcription factor, whose protein sequence is MNRFRVALIDDHEIVARGFAGLFATFPDIEVVATVATVGELRALVPDGQVDLVILDLRLSDGSTVSDNVDRLRETGAQVLAFTGGDDAVLMRAAARGGVLGVVRKSEPAEVLLDAVTRAAAGETIASTEWAAALDGDPDLADAGLSPREREVLSLYAAGAKAPLVASHTGLSELTVVDYIRRVRSKYERVGRPANTKIDLYKRALEDGILPIPGRS, encoded by the coding sequence ATGAACCGCTTCCGGGTCGCCCTGATCGATGACCACGAGATCGTGGCGCGCGGCTTCGCCGGGCTCTTCGCCACCTTCCCCGACATCGAGGTGGTGGCCACGGTCGCCACGGTCGGCGAGCTGCGCGCCCTGGTGCCGGACGGCCAGGTGGACCTCGTCATCCTCGACCTTCGGCTCTCCGACGGCTCCACGGTCTCTGACAACGTCGACCGGCTGCGCGAAACCGGCGCCCAGGTGCTCGCGTTCACGGGCGGCGACGACGCCGTGCTCATGCGGGCCGCCGCCCGCGGCGGAGTGCTCGGCGTGGTGCGCAAATCCGAACCGGCCGAGGTGCTGCTCGACGCCGTCACCCGCGCGGCGGCCGGCGAGACCATCGCCTCCACCGAGTGGGCCGCGGCCCTGGATGGCGACCCCGACCTCGCCGACGCCGGCCTCAGCCCCCGGGAACGCGAGGTGCTCTCCCTCTACGCCGCCGGCGCGAAGGCGCCGCTCGTGGCGTCGCACACCGGGCTGTCCGAGCTCACCGTCGTCGACTACATCCGCCGGGTGCGCTCCAAGTACGAGCGGGTGGGCCGGCCGGCGAACACCAAGATCGACCTCTACAAGCGGGCGCTGGAAGACGGCATCCTGCCCATCCCCGGGCGGTCATGA
- a CDS encoding MDR family MFS transporter — MSVDRRDVGFRSERGPILIALMLTTGLVAIESTILATAVPSIVKDLGGFSQFPWLFSIYLLAQAVSVPVYAKLSDVIGRKPILLFGIGIFLLGSILCGFAWSMPALIAFRAVQGLGAGAIMPMSVTIAGDIYTVAERAKTQGYLASVWAVSSVVGPTLGGLFAEFSTWRWIFFINIPLCLIAAWMLLRTFHETVQHRQHKVDYLGATLLMLALSALLLAVLEGGQSWAWDSLQSIGAFTLGGLLLVAFVFAERRAAEPVLPMWIFSRRVVLTSSLIGLGVGAIMLGLTSFVPTYLEGALGATPILGGLAVAALTIGWPISASQSGRLYLRIGFRTTVLIGMAITVLGTAVLAITASTPSVVTVALSCFVIGLGLGLVATPSMIAAQSSVGWDERGVVTGTSMFARSIGSAVGVAIFGAVANAIYALPGNQSHDPAAITAASSAVFLALVITAVATVAAAFYMPRTKPLGLESVPITP, encoded by the coding sequence ATGAGTGTCGACAGGAGGGATGTCGGCTTCCGCTCCGAGCGCGGGCCCATCCTGATCGCCCTCATGTTGACGACCGGGCTGGTCGCCATCGAGTCGACGATCCTCGCCACCGCGGTGCCCTCCATCGTGAAGGACCTCGGCGGTTTCTCGCAGTTCCCGTGGCTGTTCTCCATCTACCTGCTCGCCCAGGCCGTGTCCGTGCCGGTGTACGCGAAGCTGTCCGATGTCATCGGACGCAAGCCGATCCTCCTGTTCGGCATCGGCATCTTCCTGCTCGGCTCGATCCTGTGCGGGTTCGCCTGGAGCATGCCTGCCCTCATCGCGTTCCGCGCCGTGCAGGGCCTGGGCGCCGGCGCCATCATGCCGATGTCGGTCACCATCGCCGGCGACATCTACACGGTGGCCGAACGCGCCAAGACCCAGGGTTACCTCGCCAGCGTGTGGGCGGTGTCCTCCGTCGTCGGGCCCACCCTCGGCGGGCTCTTCGCCGAATTCTCGACGTGGCGCTGGATCTTCTTCATCAACATCCCGCTGTGCCTCATTGCGGCATGGATGCTGCTGCGCACGTTCCACGAAACCGTCCAGCACCGCCAGCACAAGGTCGACTACCTCGGCGCCACCCTGCTGATGCTCGCGCTGAGCGCCCTCCTCCTGGCCGTGCTCGAAGGCGGACAGTCCTGGGCGTGGGACTCGCTGCAGAGCATCGGCGCCTTCACCCTCGGCGGGCTGCTGCTGGTCGCCTTCGTGTTCGCCGAGCGCCGGGCGGCCGAACCCGTGCTCCCCATGTGGATCTTCTCGCGGCGAGTGGTGCTCACGAGTTCGCTGATCGGGCTGGGTGTCGGCGCGATCATGCTGGGTTTGACCTCGTTCGTGCCGACCTACCTCGAGGGTGCGCTCGGGGCCACCCCCATCCTCGGCGGCCTCGCCGTCGCGGCCCTCACCATCGGCTGGCCGATCTCGGCCTCACAATCGGGACGGCTCTACCTGCGCATCGGCTTCCGCACCACAGTGCTCATCGGCATGGCGATCACCGTGCTCGGCACGGCTGTGCTGGCCATTACCGCGTCAACGCCATCCGTCGTCACCGTTGCGCTGTCCTGCTTCGTGATCGGCCTCGGCCTCGGTCTGGTGGCCACGCCGTCGATGATCGCCGCGCAGTCGAGCGTCGGCTGGGACGAACGCGGGGTCGTCACCGGAACCAGCATGTTCGCGAGGTCGATCGGCAGCGCCGTCGGCGTGGCGATCTTCGGCGCCGTCGCCAACGCCATCTACGCGCTGCCCGGCAACCAGAGCCACGACCCCGCGGCGATCACGGCCGCCTCCTCCGCCGTGTTCCTCGCCCTGGTGATCACCGCGGTGGCCACCGTCGCGGCGGCCTTCTACATGCCCCGCACCAAGCCGCTCGGGCTGGAGTCCGTGCCTATCACCCCGTAG
- a CDS encoding response regulator transcription factor: MIIEDDADIRHLLEAVLTQAGFDAIATSNGLDGVRAVRAYDPIVTTLDVSMPGMDGFETAKRIRAFSSTYLVMLTARDEEIDTLQGLEAGADDYLTKPFRPRELRARIDAMLRRPRMPLSGEPDFEPATEPAAAPAVYAAPPAPAPVAAAPVALAPVAPAPVAPVPVAQVAPEAVAAPPVEAPAAAPVAPAAVEPVYIPPYVPATPAVNIDGIPALSSVPVSVTVPMPVATAEPSDSAYGDGRAEDWMEHNGLRLSNDMRLAVLGSTELDLTRTEFDLLAALLESKRRVRSKADLALLLRGESYVTSYYVNEADKRAVEAHLSNLRRKLGDSLTSPRWLETVRGVGYRLAASDEAGREVY, encoded by the coding sequence GTGATCATCGAAGACGATGCCGACATCCGCCATTTGCTCGAAGCGGTGCTCACACAGGCCGGATTCGACGCCATTGCCACGAGTAACGGCCTCGATGGGGTGCGCGCTGTGCGCGCGTACGACCCCATTGTGACCACGCTCGATGTGAGCATGCCCGGCATGGACGGTTTCGAAACCGCCAAGCGCATCCGAGCCTTCAGCTCCACGTACCTGGTGATGCTGACCGCACGCGACGAGGAGATCGACACCCTGCAGGGCCTCGAGGCCGGCGCGGACGACTACCTCACCAAGCCGTTCCGGCCGCGCGAACTGCGCGCCCGCATCGACGCCATGCTGCGTCGCCCGCGGATGCCGCTGTCCGGCGAGCCCGACTTCGAGCCGGCGACCGAGCCGGCCGCGGCGCCCGCTGTTTATGCCGCTCCCCCAGCGCCCGCGCCGGTTGCGGCCGCGCCTGTCGCCCTTGCGCCCGTTGCCCCGGCACCCGTTGCTCCGGTTCCCGTGGCCCAGGTTGCGCCCGAGGCCGTGGCAGCCCCGCCGGTCGAGGCACCCGCAGCAGCTCCGGTCGCGCCGGCCGCGGTGGAGCCCGTTTACATCCCGCCGTATGTGCCGGCCACCCCGGCCGTCAACATCGACGGAATCCCCGCGCTCTCCTCCGTGCCGGTCTCGGTAACGGTACCCATGCCGGTCGCCACCGCCGAGCCATCCGACTCGGCCTACGGCGATGGACGCGCCGAGGACTGGATGGAACACAACGGTCTGCGGTTGAGCAACGACATGCGCCTGGCCGTGCTCGGGTCCACCGAGCTCGACCTCACCCGCACGGAATTCGACCTGCTGGCCGCGCTGCTCGAGTCCAAGCGTCGGGTGCGCTCCAAGGCCGACCTGGCCCTGCTCCTGCGCGGCGAGAGCTATGTGACCTCGTATTACGTGAACGAGGCCGACAAGCGGGCCGTGGAGGCGCACTTGAGCAACCTGCGCCGCAAGCTCGGTGACAGCCTCACCTCACCGCGCTGGCTCGAGACCGTGCGCGGGGTCGGCTACCGGCTGGCCGCATCCGATGAGGCCGGCCGCGAGGTCTACTAG